The following are encoded together in the Vespa velutina chromosome 3, iVesVel2.1, whole genome shotgun sequence genome:
- the LOC124947492 gene encoding trifunctional purine biosynthetic protein adenosine-3 isoform X1 yields the protein MKHKQFCKRSNMLSLYVCKRLIKINSSRQVNEIYHAGVTVENNWLLKEMAGQTVLIIGNGGREHAISWKLSQSPHIKEIFVAPGNSGIASVDKVSLAKINVKNYKEVAEWSKKNGISVVIVGPEEYLAKGLANELQNVGIHCFGPQKEAAKIEADKDWAKQFMDRYNIPTAKWKGFTKAEDAKEFVKNATFRALVIKASGLAAGKGVIVAKNVEEACQAIDEILTDKKFGSAGENIVVEELLEGEEVSVLAFTDGKTIIPMMPSQDHKRIFDGDSGPNTGGMGAYCPCPLLSEKDYEIVKLNILQQSINGLRKENIPFVGILYAGLMITNEGPKVLEFNCRFGDPETQVILPLLKSDLFTIIKACCDGTLDQIQIDWYEGVFAAGIILASHGYPASSSKGQIITGVDNVMFKKDYFIFHSGTDLSSQGQLLTNGGRVLIVVNIARSLALAAARATQAAKEISFDGKQFRMDIAHKGIARSILRYGDLTYKNSGVDIEAGDSLVSAIKPVSCSTVRSGTLGSIGGFGGIFDIKAAGYKDPLLISGTDGVGTKLKVAFECHKHDTVGIDLVAMCVNDVLAHGAEPLFFLDYFACGKLDVNIAATVINGVSEGCRRAGCSLIGGETAEMPDMYSNGEYDLAGFAVGAVEKNNLLPCIDKIIEKDIVIGLPSSGVHSNGFSLVRKVLEIGNVKYTDIAPFSETGKTIGEELLEPTKIYVKGVIPVLKSNLVKGFAHITGGGLIENIPRILPKNVQVNLDASKWKILPIFGWLAAIGNISQQEMLRTFNCGIGAVLICAEKDKDEVLQMLKEESPIVIGTVNSRYNDQLSVQVQNFDKSIEIEMRKYVPHIISKLAAPLKRVGVLISGSGTNLQSLINATKDPTQHIGAEIVLVISNKPDVEGLKRAERAGIKTIVIQHNQYPSREAFDSAMTIELDAAGVEIVCLAGFMRILSAQFVNRWKGALINVHPSLLPSFKGAQAHKDVLAAGVRISGCTVHFVAVDIDSGAIIEQESVPVLPNDTENILQERVKEVEHKAFPRALKYLATGRIQLKDDGKIQWNY from the exons atgaaacacAAACAATTTTGCAAAAGGTCAAATATGTTATCATTGTATGTATGCAAGaggttaataaaaattaactcAAGCCGACAagtcaatgaaatatatcacGCTGGTGTTACGGTCGAAAATAATTGGCTTTTAAAAG aaatggCAGGACAAACTGTTTTGATCATAGGTAATGGTGGTAGAGAACATGCTATTTCTTGGAAATTATCTCAATCTCCACAT ATAAAGGAGATATTTGTTGCTCCTGGTAATAGTGGCATAGCTTCGGTGGATAAAGTTTCCTTAgcaaaaattaatgttaaGAATTATAAA GAAGTAGCCGAATGGAGcaaaaaaaatggaataagTGTTGTCATCGTTGGTCCAGAAGAATATCTTGCTAAAGGTTTGGCAAATGAATTACAAAATGTAGGGATACATTGTTTTGGGCCACAAAAGGAAGCAGCTAAAATAGAAGCCGATAAAGATTGGGCTAAACAATTCATGGATCGTTATAATATTCCAACTGCCAAATGGAAAGGATTTACAAAAGCTGAAGATGCAAaagaatttgttaaaaa TGCCACGTTTCGAGCTCTTGTGATAAAAGCTTCAGGTTTGGCAGCGGGTAAAGGTGTTATTGTAGCCAAAAATGTAGAGGAAGCGTGTCAAGCAATTGATGAAATTTTAACTGATAAAAAATTTGGTTCTGCTGGTGAAAATATTGTTGTAGAAGAACTTTTAGAGGGTGAAGAAGTATCGGTACTTGCATTCACAGATg gaAAGACCATAATTCCTATGATGCCATCGCAAGATCACAAAAGGATATTTGATGGGGATTCTGGTCCAAATACTGGTGGAATGGGTGCTTATTGTCCATGTCCTTTGTTGAGTGAAAAAGATTATGAAATagtcaaattaaatattcttcagCAATCTATTAATGGActcagaaaagaaaatataccaTTTGttg GTATCTTATATGCTGGTTTAATGATAACTAACGAGGGTCCTAAAGTCCTAGAATTTAATTGCAGATTTGGTGATCCTGAAACACAAGTGATATTGCCATTACTGAAGTcagatttatttacaattataaag GCTTGCTGTGATGGTACCTTGGATCAAATTCAAATTGATTGGTATGAAGGTGTATTTGCTGCTGGTATTATCTTAGCTTCTCATGGATATCCAGCTTCATCTTCCAAAGGTCAAATAATAACCGGAGTTGACAatgtaatgtttaaaaaagattattttattttccatagtGGCACTGATCTATCTTCTCAAGGACAATTATTAACAAACG gtGGAAGAGTTCTTATTGTTGTTAATATCGCACGTTCACTGGCATTAGCAGCAGCTAGAGCTACTCAAGCTGctaaagaaatatcattcgaTGGGAAACAGTTTAGAATGGATATAGCACATAAGGGTATTGCTAG GTCAATTCTTCGTTATGGTGatttaacatataaaaatagtgGTGTTGATATTGAAGCTGGTGATTCTTTGGTATCTGCTATTAAACCTGTATCATGTTCTACCGTGCGTTCTGGTACATTGGGATCTATTGGTGGTTTTGGTggtatatttgatattaaagcTGCTGGTTATAAAGATCCTCTCTTAATTTCTGGTACTGATGGTGTTGGTACAAAATTAAAA gTTGCATTTGAATGTCATAAACATGATACGGTAGGAATAGATTTAGTGGCAATGTGTGTCAATGATGTACTTGCACATGGAGCAGAACCACTATTTTTCCTTGATTATTTTGCATGTGGTAAACTTGATGTTAATATAGCTGCCACTGTTATAAATGGTGTTTCAGAAGGATGCAGAAGAGCTGGATGTTCtttg ATTGGTGGAGAGACTGCAGAAATGCCAGATATGTATTCAAATGGAGAATATGATTTGGCAGGATTTGCAGTAGGAGcagttgaaaaaaataatttattaccatGCATTGATAagattatagaaaaagatattgtcATTGGTCTTCCATCGAGTGGTGTACACAGTAATGGTTTCAGTCTGGTGAGAAAGGTTCTTGAAATAGGAAATGTGAAATATACAGACATTGCTCCATTTTCTGAAACAGGAAAAACTATtg GTGAGGAACTTTTGGAACCAACTAAAATTTACGTTAAAGGTGTCATTCCTGTTTTAAAATCTAATTTGGTAAAGGGTTTTGCTCATATTACCGGTGGAggtttaatagaaaatataccaAGGATTTTGCCTAAAAATGTTCAAGTTAATTTAGACGCATCtaaatggaaaattttacCTATCTTTGGATGGCTTGCTGCAATTG gtaATATCAGCCAACAAGAAATGTTGAGAACTTTTAATTGTGGCATTGGAGCTGTTCTAATTTGTgcagagaaagataaagatgaagTATTACAAATGTTGAAAGAAGAGAGTCCAATAGTTATAGGAACAGTAAATTCTCGTTATA ATGATCAATTAAGCGTTCAAGTCCAAAActtcgataaatcgatcgaaatagaaatgagaaaatatgtGCCACATATTATATCCAAATTAGCAGCACCACTTAAAAGAGTCGGTGTTTTAATTTCTGGAAGTGGGACTAATCTTCAATCATTAATCAATGCTACAAAAGATCCAACGCAACACATTGGTGCAGAAATAGTTTTAGTAATATCCAATAAACCGGATGTCGAAGGATTGAAAAGAGCAGAAAGAGCAGGCATCAAAACAATT gTTATTCAACATAATCAATATCCAAGTCGAGAAGCTTTTGATTCAGCAATGACTATTGAACTTGATGCAGCCGGAGTAGAGATTGTATGTCTTGCTGGTTTTATGAGAATTTTGTCTGCACAATTTGTAAATAGATGGAAAGGTGCTTTAATCAATGTGCATCCTTCTTTATTACCTTCTTTTAAAGGGGCACAAGCGCATAAAGATGTTTTAGCAGCTGGCGTACGCATTTCAGGATGCACTGTTCATTTTGTTGCG GTTGATATTGATTCTGGAGCTATTATAGAACAAGAGTCGGTACCTGTTTTACCAAATGATACTGAAAATATACTTCAAGAACGTGTGAAAGAAGTGGAGCATAAGGCCTTTCCCCgtgcattaaaatatttagcCACGGGACGTATACAATTAAAGGATGATGGTAAAATCCAATGGAACTATTGA
- the LOC124947492 gene encoding trifunctional purine biosynthetic protein adenosine-3 isoform X2 encodes MAGQTVLIIGNGGREHAISWKLSQSPHIKEIFVAPGNSGIASVDKVSLAKINVKNYKEVAEWSKKNGISVVIVGPEEYLAKGLANELQNVGIHCFGPQKEAAKIEADKDWAKQFMDRYNIPTAKWKGFTKAEDAKEFVKNATFRALVIKASGLAAGKGVIVAKNVEEACQAIDEILTDKKFGSAGENIVVEELLEGEEVSVLAFTDGKTIIPMMPSQDHKRIFDGDSGPNTGGMGAYCPCPLLSEKDYEIVKLNILQQSINGLRKENIPFVGILYAGLMITNEGPKVLEFNCRFGDPETQVILPLLKSDLFTIIKACCDGTLDQIQIDWYEGVFAAGIILASHGYPASSSKGQIITGVDNVMFKKDYFIFHSGTDLSSQGQLLTNGGRVLIVVNIARSLALAAARATQAAKEISFDGKQFRMDIAHKGIARSILRYGDLTYKNSGVDIEAGDSLVSAIKPVSCSTVRSGTLGSIGGFGGIFDIKAAGYKDPLLISGTDGVGTKLKVAFECHKHDTVGIDLVAMCVNDVLAHGAEPLFFLDYFACGKLDVNIAATVINGVSEGCRRAGCSLIGGETAEMPDMYSNGEYDLAGFAVGAVEKNNLLPCIDKIIEKDIVIGLPSSGVHSNGFSLVRKVLEIGNVKYTDIAPFSETGKTIGEELLEPTKIYVKGVIPVLKSNLVKGFAHITGGGLIENIPRILPKNVQVNLDASKWKILPIFGWLAAIGNISQQEMLRTFNCGIGAVLICAEKDKDEVLQMLKEESPIVIGTVNSRYNDQLSVQVQNFDKSIEIEMRKYVPHIISKLAAPLKRVGVLISGSGTNLQSLINATKDPTQHIGAEIVLVISNKPDVEGLKRAERAGIKTIVIQHNQYPSREAFDSAMTIELDAAGVEIVCLAGFMRILSAQFVNRWKGALINVHPSLLPSFKGAQAHKDVLAAGVRISGCTVHFVAVDIDSGAIIEQESVPVLPNDTENILQERVKEVEHKAFPRALKYLATGRIQLKDDGKIQWNY; translated from the exons atggCAGGACAAACTGTTTTGATCATAGGTAATGGTGGTAGAGAACATGCTATTTCTTGGAAATTATCTCAATCTCCACAT ATAAAGGAGATATTTGTTGCTCCTGGTAATAGTGGCATAGCTTCGGTGGATAAAGTTTCCTTAgcaaaaattaatgttaaGAATTATAAA GAAGTAGCCGAATGGAGcaaaaaaaatggaataagTGTTGTCATCGTTGGTCCAGAAGAATATCTTGCTAAAGGTTTGGCAAATGAATTACAAAATGTAGGGATACATTGTTTTGGGCCACAAAAGGAAGCAGCTAAAATAGAAGCCGATAAAGATTGGGCTAAACAATTCATGGATCGTTATAATATTCCAACTGCCAAATGGAAAGGATTTACAAAAGCTGAAGATGCAAaagaatttgttaaaaa TGCCACGTTTCGAGCTCTTGTGATAAAAGCTTCAGGTTTGGCAGCGGGTAAAGGTGTTATTGTAGCCAAAAATGTAGAGGAAGCGTGTCAAGCAATTGATGAAATTTTAACTGATAAAAAATTTGGTTCTGCTGGTGAAAATATTGTTGTAGAAGAACTTTTAGAGGGTGAAGAAGTATCGGTACTTGCATTCACAGATg gaAAGACCATAATTCCTATGATGCCATCGCAAGATCACAAAAGGATATTTGATGGGGATTCTGGTCCAAATACTGGTGGAATGGGTGCTTATTGTCCATGTCCTTTGTTGAGTGAAAAAGATTATGAAATagtcaaattaaatattcttcagCAATCTATTAATGGActcagaaaagaaaatataccaTTTGttg GTATCTTATATGCTGGTTTAATGATAACTAACGAGGGTCCTAAAGTCCTAGAATTTAATTGCAGATTTGGTGATCCTGAAACACAAGTGATATTGCCATTACTGAAGTcagatttatttacaattataaag GCTTGCTGTGATGGTACCTTGGATCAAATTCAAATTGATTGGTATGAAGGTGTATTTGCTGCTGGTATTATCTTAGCTTCTCATGGATATCCAGCTTCATCTTCCAAAGGTCAAATAATAACCGGAGTTGACAatgtaatgtttaaaaaagattattttattttccatagtGGCACTGATCTATCTTCTCAAGGACAATTATTAACAAACG gtGGAAGAGTTCTTATTGTTGTTAATATCGCACGTTCACTGGCATTAGCAGCAGCTAGAGCTACTCAAGCTGctaaagaaatatcattcgaTGGGAAACAGTTTAGAATGGATATAGCACATAAGGGTATTGCTAG GTCAATTCTTCGTTATGGTGatttaacatataaaaatagtgGTGTTGATATTGAAGCTGGTGATTCTTTGGTATCTGCTATTAAACCTGTATCATGTTCTACCGTGCGTTCTGGTACATTGGGATCTATTGGTGGTTTTGGTggtatatttgatattaaagcTGCTGGTTATAAAGATCCTCTCTTAATTTCTGGTACTGATGGTGTTGGTACAAAATTAAAA gTTGCATTTGAATGTCATAAACATGATACGGTAGGAATAGATTTAGTGGCAATGTGTGTCAATGATGTACTTGCACATGGAGCAGAACCACTATTTTTCCTTGATTATTTTGCATGTGGTAAACTTGATGTTAATATAGCTGCCACTGTTATAAATGGTGTTTCAGAAGGATGCAGAAGAGCTGGATGTTCtttg ATTGGTGGAGAGACTGCAGAAATGCCAGATATGTATTCAAATGGAGAATATGATTTGGCAGGATTTGCAGTAGGAGcagttgaaaaaaataatttattaccatGCATTGATAagattatagaaaaagatattgtcATTGGTCTTCCATCGAGTGGTGTACACAGTAATGGTTTCAGTCTGGTGAGAAAGGTTCTTGAAATAGGAAATGTGAAATATACAGACATTGCTCCATTTTCTGAAACAGGAAAAACTATtg GTGAGGAACTTTTGGAACCAACTAAAATTTACGTTAAAGGTGTCATTCCTGTTTTAAAATCTAATTTGGTAAAGGGTTTTGCTCATATTACCGGTGGAggtttaatagaaaatataccaAGGATTTTGCCTAAAAATGTTCAAGTTAATTTAGACGCATCtaaatggaaaattttacCTATCTTTGGATGGCTTGCTGCAATTG gtaATATCAGCCAACAAGAAATGTTGAGAACTTTTAATTGTGGCATTGGAGCTGTTCTAATTTGTgcagagaaagataaagatgaagTATTACAAATGTTGAAAGAAGAGAGTCCAATAGTTATAGGAACAGTAAATTCTCGTTATA ATGATCAATTAAGCGTTCAAGTCCAAAActtcgataaatcgatcgaaatagaaatgagaaaatatgtGCCACATATTATATCCAAATTAGCAGCACCACTTAAAAGAGTCGGTGTTTTAATTTCTGGAAGTGGGACTAATCTTCAATCATTAATCAATGCTACAAAAGATCCAACGCAACACATTGGTGCAGAAATAGTTTTAGTAATATCCAATAAACCGGATGTCGAAGGATTGAAAAGAGCAGAAAGAGCAGGCATCAAAACAATT gTTATTCAACATAATCAATATCCAAGTCGAGAAGCTTTTGATTCAGCAATGACTATTGAACTTGATGCAGCCGGAGTAGAGATTGTATGTCTTGCTGGTTTTATGAGAATTTTGTCTGCACAATTTGTAAATAGATGGAAAGGTGCTTTAATCAATGTGCATCCTTCTTTATTACCTTCTTTTAAAGGGGCACAAGCGCATAAAGATGTTTTAGCAGCTGGCGTACGCATTTCAGGATGCACTGTTCATTTTGTTGCG GTTGATATTGATTCTGGAGCTATTATAGAACAAGAGTCGGTACCTGTTTTACCAAATGATACTGAAAATATACTTCAAGAACGTGTGAAAGAAGTGGAGCATAAGGCCTTTCCCCgtgcattaaaatatttagcCACGGGACGTATACAATTAAAGGATGATGGTAAAATCCAATGGAACTATTGA
- the LOC124947495 gene encoding dnaJ homolog subfamily C member 28 gives MLTFNCTCVNGSKQFTRVSFTDMLFLKRLKHRTSAKSVKQLYQTLGVNEDCEDETLRLAFIHLAKQFHPDSGASEADAVRFAEVESAYREIRKLRNDGKESNSQLLPDVEEFDIKHTAPQHRHYLNYDVGIGTLSKRQRLHTIERAQKAVENVMEHRLKKLQAEERNTLIGMDKKRAQDIKTRYGMDRLVEDLIQEAMNKGEFSDLPGIGKPLKNINRQNPYVDFTTHKLNQVLIENGFTPEWIQLSKEIREETKELQKLLTEARNELGLIPLNLEERESWTNTIENFKPFIKNLNNKIDKYNLLVPILQKQMLHVNIETLAEQVLSKEPIRSANKKKSVKKDINNTFNNDNNLDIFNLFQTIFRKKIT, from the exons atgttaactTTCAACTGTACATGCGTAAATGGGAGTAAACAATTTACTCGTGTATCTTTCACAGACATGCTTTTTCTAAAACGGTTAAAACATCGTACTTCTGCAAAATCTGTGAAG CAACTATATCAAACACTTGGAGTAAATGAAGATTGCGAAGATGAAACGCTTAGGCTTGCCTTTATACATCTAGCCAAACAGTTCCATCCAGACAGTGGAGCATCAGAAGCTGATGCAGTTAGATTTGCAGAA gTTGAAAGTGCCTATagagaaatacgaaaattacGCAATGATGGGAAAGAAAGTAATTCTCAATTATTACCGGATGTTGAAGAATTTGACATTAAG cATACAGCACCACAACATCGTCATTATTTAAACTATGACGTTGGTATAGGAACACTAAGTAAACGACAAAGGTTACACACTATTGAAAGAGCACAAAAAGCTGTTGAAAATGTTATGGAacatagattaaaaaaattacaagcAGAAGAACGTAATACATTAATTGGAATGGATAAAAAACGTGCTCAAGACATTAAGACACGTTATGGTATGGATCGATTGGTAGAAGATTTGATTCAAGAGGCAATGAATAAAGGTGAATTCAGCGATCTTCCAGGCATTGGGAaacctttaaaaaatatcaacagACAAAACCCGTATGTTGATTTCACTACCCACAAATTAAATCAG GTACTGATAGAAAACGGATTTACTCCAGAATGGATACAGCTTTCAAAGGAGAtcagagaagaaacaaaagaattacaaaaattattaacagaaGCGCGCAATGAATTAGGTTTAATTCCATTGAAtttagaagaaagagaaagttggACAAATACtatcgaaaattttaaaccgttcattaaaaatttaaacaacaaaattgataaatataatttacttgTACCTATACTTCAAAAACAAATGCTTCACGTTAATATAGAAACTCTAGCGGAACAAGTATTATCCAAAGAACCAATTAGATCagcaaacaaaaagaaatcagtaaaaaaagatataaacaatacttttaataacgataataatcttgACATTTTCAACTTATTTCAAACAATctttagaaaaaagatcacttga
- the LOC124947496 gene encoding succinate dehydrogenase [ubiquinone] iron-sulfur subunit-like isoform X3 has protein sequence MYEKQIKKTKIQAFRIYRWNPEKPKVKPHMQQYNVDLMNCTGTMILDALNIIKADLDPTLSFRRSCREGICGSCSMNINGVNTLACITKIEHSSKPIIIYPLPHTYVIRDLIVDMTHFLSQVHSTEPFLKRPGEGSFLGLRQILQSQRDRDKLNSLYECILCGCCSYSCPPYWWLGDKYLGPAALLQAYRWMMDSRDMAYKERLSKLKDFYSVYRCHTIFNCTKTCPKGLNPGNAIAQIKRHLAGLTSKQEPDLETPMPNPCPGEEDIYSCRKE, from the exons atgtat gaaaaacaaataaagaaaacgaaaatacaAGCGTTTCGCATATACCGATGGAATCCAGAAAAGCCAAAAGTAAAACCCCATATGCAACAATACAACGTGGATTTAATGAATTGTACTGGTACCATGATATTGGACGCtctaaatattatcaaagcAGATCTCGATCCAACTCTATCCTTTCGAAGATCTTGCCGTGAAGGAATTTGTGGAAGTTGCTCTATGAACATCAATGGTGTTAATACTCTAGCTTGCatcac AAAAATAGAACATTCATCGAAaccgattattatttatcctttaCCACATACCTATGTAATCCGAGATTTAATTGTGGATATGACACATTTTCTTAGCCAAGTTCATTCAACTGAACCATTTTTAAAACGTCCCGGAGAAGGCAGCTTTCTTGGTTTAAGACAAATCTTACAGAgtcagagagatagagataaactTAATTCATTATACGAGTGTATCCTTTGTGGATGCTGTTCATACTCCTGTCCTCCATATTGGTGGTTAGGGGATAAATATTTAGGACCAGCTGCTCTTTTACAG GCATACAGATGGATGATGGATTCACGAGATATGGCGTACAAAGAGAGGCTTAGTAAactaaaagatttttattcggTTTATCGATGTCACACCATCTTTAATTGTACTAAAACATGTCCGAAG GGTTTAAATCCTGGAAATGCAATAGCTCAAATAAAACGACATCTTGCTGGACTTACGTCTAAACAGGAACCGGATTTAGAAACACCAATGCCGAATCCTTGTCCTGGTGAAGAAGATATTTACTCTTGTAGAAAGGAATGA
- the LOC124947496 gene encoding succinate dehydrogenase [ubiquinone] iron-sulfur subunit-like isoform X1, which yields MFLADTGGVLTSQFCKNGYINVKRNSWFGLITFHLRYLSSTDKGILGKEKAAVKDCKTLDEKQIKKTKIQAFRIYRWNPEKPKVKPHMQQYNVDLMNCTGTMILDALNIIKADLDPTLSFRRSCREGICGSCSMNINGVNTLACITKIEHSSKPIIIYPLPHTYVIRDLIVDMTHFLSQVHSTEPFLKRPGEGSFLGLRQILQSQRDRDKLNSLYECILCGCCSYSCPPYWWLGDKYLGPAALLQAYRWMMDSRDMAYKERLSKLKDFYSVYRCHTIFNCTKTCPKGLNPGNAIAQIKRHLAGLTSKQEPDLETPMPNPCPGEEDIYSCRKE from the exons ATGTTCCTTGCCGATACTGGCGGCGTTTTAACTAGCCAATTTTGTAAAAACGgctatattaatgtaaaacgTAATTCATGGTTCGGTTTAATAACTTTCCATTTAAGATATTTATCATCAACGGATAAAGGAATACTCGGTAAAGAAAAGGCGGCCGTCAAGGATTGCAAAACTTTAGAC gaaaaacaaataaagaaaacgaaaatacaAGCGTTTCGCATATACCGATGGAATCCAGAAAAGCCAAAAGTAAAACCCCATATGCAACAATACAACGTGGATTTAATGAATTGTACTGGTACCATGATATTGGACGCtctaaatattatcaaagcAGATCTCGATCCAACTCTATCCTTTCGAAGATCTTGCCGTGAAGGAATTTGTGGAAGTTGCTCTATGAACATCAATGGTGTTAATACTCTAGCTTGCatcac AAAAATAGAACATTCATCGAAaccgattattatttatcctttaCCACATACCTATGTAATCCGAGATTTAATTGTGGATATGACACATTTTCTTAGCCAAGTTCATTCAACTGAACCATTTTTAAAACGTCCCGGAGAAGGCAGCTTTCTTGGTTTAAGACAAATCTTACAGAgtcagagagatagagataaactTAATTCATTATACGAGTGTATCCTTTGTGGATGCTGTTCATACTCCTGTCCTCCATATTGGTGGTTAGGGGATAAATATTTAGGACCAGCTGCTCTTTTACAG GCATACAGATGGATGATGGATTCACGAGATATGGCGTACAAAGAGAGGCTTAGTAAactaaaagatttttattcggTTTATCGATGTCACACCATCTTTAATTGTACTAAAACATGTCCGAAG GGTTTAAATCCTGGAAATGCAATAGCTCAAATAAAACGACATCTTGCTGGACTTACGTCTAAACAGGAACCGGATTTAGAAACACCAATGCCGAATCCTTGTCCTGGTGAAGAAGATATTTACTCTTGTAGAAAGGAATGA
- the LOC124947496 gene encoding succinate dehydrogenase [ubiquinone] iron-sulfur subunit-like isoform X2 translates to MFLADTGGVLTSQFCKNGYINVKRNSWFGLITFHLRYLSSTDKGILGKEKAAVKDCKTLDEKQIKKTKIQAFRIYRWNPEKPKVKPHMQQYNVDLMNCTGTMILDALNIIKADLDPTLSFRRSCREGICGSCSMNINGVNTLACITKIEHSSKPIIIYPLPHTYVIRDLIVDMTHFLSQVHSTEPFLKRPGEGSFLGLRQILQSQRDRDKLNSLYECILCGCCSYSCPPYWWLGDKYLGPAALLQAYRWMMDSRDMAYKERLSKLKDFYSVYRCHTIFNCTKTCPKKIAYELYFRV, encoded by the exons ATGTTCCTTGCCGATACTGGCGGCGTTTTAACTAGCCAATTTTGTAAAAACGgctatattaatgtaaaacgTAATTCATGGTTCGGTTTAATAACTTTCCATTTAAGATATTTATCATCAACGGATAAAGGAATACTCGGTAAAGAAAAGGCGGCCGTCAAGGATTGCAAAACTTTAGAC gaaaaacaaataaagaaaacgaaaatacaAGCGTTTCGCATATACCGATGGAATCCAGAAAAGCCAAAAGTAAAACCCCATATGCAACAATACAACGTGGATTTAATGAATTGTACTGGTACCATGATATTGGACGCtctaaatattatcaaagcAGATCTCGATCCAACTCTATCCTTTCGAAGATCTTGCCGTGAAGGAATTTGTGGAAGTTGCTCTATGAACATCAATGGTGTTAATACTCTAGCTTGCatcac AAAAATAGAACATTCATCGAAaccgattattatttatcctttaCCACATACCTATGTAATCCGAGATTTAATTGTGGATATGACACATTTTCTTAGCCAAGTTCATTCAACTGAACCATTTTTAAAACGTCCCGGAGAAGGCAGCTTTCTTGGTTTAAGACAAATCTTACAGAgtcagagagatagagataaactTAATTCATTATACGAGTGTATCCTTTGTGGATGCTGTTCATACTCCTGTCCTCCATATTGGTGGTTAGGGGATAAATATTTAGGACCAGCTGCTCTTTTACAG GCATACAGATGGATGATGGATTCACGAGATATGGCGTACAAAGAGAGGCTTAGTAAactaaaagatttttattcggTTTATCGATGTCACACCATCTTTAATTGTACTAAAACATGTCCGAAG aaAATTGCTTATGAACTCTATTTCAGGGTTTAA